The Prionailurus bengalensis isolate Pbe53 chromosome A3, Fcat_Pben_1.1_paternal_pri, whole genome shotgun sequence genome includes a window with the following:
- the TIA1 gene encoding nucleolysin TIA-1 isoform X12: protein MEDEMPKTLYVGNLSRDVTEALILQLFSQIGPCKNCKMIMDVRTAGNDPYCFVEFYEHRHAAAALAAMNGRKIMGKEVKVNWATTPSSQKKDTSSSTVVSTQRSQVLVHLHMDSHKLNGVMSGQPKLLAFEKTVKYFNIKLLQCKIISMSLLVISVLKLQLKI, encoded by the exons ATGGAGGACGAGATGCCCAAGACTCT aTATGTCGGCAACCTTTCCAGAGATGTGACAGAAGCTCTAATTCTCCAGCTCTTTAGCCAGATTGGACCTTGTAAAAACTGCAAAATGATTATGGATGTAAGG ACAGCTGGAAATGATCCATATTGTTTTGTGGAGTTTTATGAGCATCGTCATGCAGCTGCAGCGCTAGCTGCTATGAATGGGCGGAAGATAATGGGTAAG GAAGTCAAAGTGAATTGGGCAACAACCCCCAGCAGTCAAAAGAAAGATACAAGCA GTAGTACCGTTGTCAGCACACAGCGTTCACAAG TCTTAGTTCACTTGCACATGGATTCACATAAACTGAATGGTGTAATGTCTGGGCAACCAAAACTGTTGGCTTTTGAGAAAACTGTCAAATACTTTAACATCAAACTGTTGCAATGCAAG ATCATTTCCATGTCTTTGTTGGTGATCTCAGTCCTGAAATTACAACTGAAGATATAA
- the TIA1 gene encoding nucleolysin TIA-1 isoform X13: MEDEMPKTLYVGNLSRDVTEALILQLFSQIGPCKNCKMIMDTAGNDPYCFVEFYEHRHAAAALAAMNGRKIMGKEVKVNWATTPSSQKKDTSSSTVVSTQRSQDHFHVFVGDLSPEITTEDIKAAFAPFGRISVSLKNGQNCPG; this comes from the exons ATGGAGGACGAGATGCCCAAGACTCT aTATGTCGGCAACCTTTCCAGAGATGTGACAGAAGCTCTAATTCTCCAGCTCTTTAGCCAGATTGGACCTTGTAAAAACTGCAAAATGATTATGGAT ACAGCTGGAAATGATCCATATTGTTTTGTGGAGTTTTATGAGCATCGTCATGCAGCTGCAGCGCTAGCTGCTATGAATGGGCGGAAGATAATGGGTAAG GAAGTCAAAGTGAATTGGGCAACAACCCCCAGCAGTCAAAAGAAAGATACAAGCA GTAGTACCGTTGTCAGCACACAGCGTTCACAAG ATCATTTCCATGTCTTTGTTGGTGATCTCAGTCCTGAAATTACAACTGAAGATATAAAAGCTGCTTTTGCACCATTTGGAAGAATATC AGTATCTCTGAAGAATGGACAGAATTGCCCTGGCTAA
- the TIA1 gene encoding nucleolysin TIA-1 isoform X4, producing MEDEMPKTLYVGNLSRDVTEALILQLFSQIGPCKNCKMIMDTAGNDPYCFVEFYEHRHAAAALAAMNGRKIMGKEVKVNWATTPSSQKKDTSSSTVVSTQRSQDHFHVFVGDLSPEITTEDIKAAFAPFGRISDARVVKDMATGKSKGYGFVSFFNKWDAENAIQQMGGQWLGGRQIRTNWATRKPPAPKSTYESNTKQLSYDEVVNQSSPSNCTVYCGGVTSGLTEQLMRQTFSPFGQIMEIRVFPDKGYSFVRFNSHESAAHAIVSVNGTTIEGHVVKCYWGKETLDMINPVQQNQIGYPQAYGQWGQWYGNAQQIGQYMPNGWQVPAYGMYGQAWNQQGFNQTQSSAPWMGPNYGVQPPPGQNGSMLPNQPAGYRVAGYETQ from the exons ATGGAGGACGAGATGCCCAAGACTCT aTATGTCGGCAACCTTTCCAGAGATGTGACAGAAGCTCTAATTCTCCAGCTCTTTAGCCAGATTGGACCTTGTAAAAACTGCAAAATGATTATGGAT ACAGCTGGAAATGATCCATATTGTTTTGTGGAGTTTTATGAGCATCGTCATGCAGCTGCAGCGCTAGCTGCTATGAATGGGCGGAAGATAATGGGTAAG GAAGTCAAAGTGAATTGGGCAACAACCCCCAGCAGTCAAAAGAAAGATACAAGCA GTAGTACCGTTGTCAGCACACAGCGTTCACAAG ATCATTTCCATGTCTTTGTTGGTGATCTCAGTCCTGAAATTACAACTGAAGATATAAAAGCTGCTTTTGCACCATTTGGAAGAATATC AGATGCCAGAGTGGTAAAAGACATGGCAACAGGGAAGTCTAAAGGATATGGCTTTGTCtcctttttcaacaaatgg GATGCCGAAAATGCCATTCAGCAGATGGGTGGCCAGTGGCTTGGTGGAAGACAAATCAGAACTAACTGGGCAACCCGAAAGCCTCCAGCTCCAAAGAGTACATATGAGT CAAACACCAAACAGCTGTCGTATGATGAAGTTGTAAATCAGTCTAGTCCAAGCAACTGTACTGTATACTGTGGAGGTGTCACTTCTGGACTGACAG AACAACTAATGCGTCAGACTTTTTCACCATTTGGACAAATAATGGAAATTCGAGTCTTTCCAGATAAAGGATATTCATTTGTTCG GTTCAATTCGCATGAAAGTGCAGCACATGCAATCGTTTCTGTTAATGGAACTACCATTGAAGGCCATGTTGTGAAATGCTACTGGGGCAAAGAAACTCTTGACATGATAAATCCTGTGCAACAG AATCAGATTGGATATCCACAAGCTTATGGCCAGTGGGGCCAGTGGTATGGAAATGCACAACAAATTGGCCAGTATATGCCTAATGGTTGGCAAGTACCTGCATATGGAATGTATGGCCAGGCGTGGAATCAACAGGGATTTAA TCAGACACAGTCTTCGGCACCATGGATGGGACCCAATTACGGAGTGCAGCCACCTCCAGGACAGAATGGCAGCATGTTGCCTAATCAGCCTGCAGGGTATCGAGTGGCAGGGTATGAAACCCAGTAA